From one Triticum aestivum cultivar Chinese Spring chromosome 4B, IWGSC CS RefSeq v2.1, whole genome shotgun sequence genomic stretch:
- the LOC123092531 gene encoding uncharacterized protein → MKCWCTHAPKGAMATPLSSPFSVPTLRAPLWHGRLHAPLRASSGDDAAAGPETPAPVATAPAADEEFEKRVLQLKSRVGPKKRGSAGARKRKAAAESNAVTLPPVPLREPRSALGLPVEFGFTAYSERLNGLLATVGLTALLLVELGSGKSLVKYHQAPTLFLQVYTIVATGTVYVKYEKERISVWPAPAPPKAPTSGE, encoded by the coding sequence ATGAAGTGCTGGTGCACACATGCGCCCAAGGGAGCAATGGCGACGCCGCTCTCCAGCCCCTTCTCCGTCCCCACCCTCCGCGCCCCGCTCTGGCACGGCCGCCTCCACGCGCCTCTCCGGGCAAGCTCCGGCGATGACGCCGCCGCCGGGCCGGAGACGCCGGCCCCGgtcgccaccgcccccgccgcgGACGAGGAGTTCGAGAAGCGCGTCCTGCAGCTGAAGTCCCGCGTCGGGCCCAAGAAGCGGGGTAGCGCCGGGGCGCGCAAGAGGAAGGCGGCCGCCGAGTCCAACGCCGTCACGCTGCCGCCGGTGCCGCTGCGGGAGCCCCGGTCGGCCCTCGGCCTGCCCGTGGAGTTCGGCTTCACCGCCTACAGCGAGCGGCTCAACGGCCTGCTGGCCACGGTGGGCCTCACCGCGCTGCTGCTGGTGGAGCTCGGCTCCGGCAAGTCCCTGGTGAAGTACCACCAGGCGCCCACGCTGTTCCTGCAGGTGTACACGATCGTCGCGACCGGCACCGTGTACGTCAAGTACGAGAAGGAGCGGATCAGCGtctggccggcgccggcgccgcccaaGGCGCCGACGAGCGGGGAATGA